A stretch of DNA from Brevibacillus ruminantium:
TGCTTGCACGCCCTTCATTTTATCAATCCAGGCTGCAAATGCATCTTGTTCCATTACCTCTACTTTGAAGTCCATCAAAGCGTGAGACGCACCACAGAGCTCCGCGCATTTCCCGTAGAATGTACCTGTACGGTCAGCTTGCAGCCAGAATTTGTTGTCCAGTCCCGGGTTGGTGTCGATTTTACCGCCGAGAGCCGGAATCCAGAACGCGTGCATAACGTCAGCGGACGTCAAGGTGAACTGGACCTTTTGGCCAACAGGCATAACCAGGTCTTGCGCAGTCGCTACACCCAGATCCGGATACTCGAATTCCCACCAGAACTGGTGAGCGGTAACGCGAACCTGAAGCGCTTCTTCGCTGTTGTATTCTTTCCCCAGTGTAAATCCTGTGGTTACGGTCGGCACTGCCATGATGATCAGCAGCAAGAACGGAATGACCGTCCAAATGATTTCCAGAGTGTGACTGCCTTCCACTTGCTTCGGAATGCCTTCCTGTCCAGGACGCTTACGGAAACGAATAAGAACGTAGGTGAGGATCAGTACAACGACGATAAAGACCCCGATCATGATGGAGGCCGTAAGCTTCATCAAGTCGAATTGCATCGCGGCAACCGGCCCCTGCGGCGTCAGTGCAGAGAGCTCTTCTTTGCCACAACCGGACAGCGCCAGCGCCAGCAATCCAAACAAGAAAAGCTGACGCCAAGATTGTTGCCAACTCTTCATACCAATGAACCCCTCTTTCTTTCATGTTGATTACGCCCTGTCGCATCATATCGACACAGCGTATATTTCATACTCCTCCACCTGCCAAAAACAGCCCCTGTTGCTACTTTCCACCACCTATGATAACCAATCGGGAATTGGATTAGCAACCTTGGCCTGCTAGCATTTGCTCGTTGACATATGTATAGAGGAGTAAGGGCCACAGCAGAATACTATCTTTACGAGATAGCTCTTTCAGTATACATAAATTTATCCCGATATCGGAGGCCATTTGTTATAATTCTGTTAACAAATTTATGAACATTTTCGTAAAATTTATTTCCCAGCCGTGGAGATAGTGGAAATTGAAGGGGAGAAAACATGAGAGATACGAGAAAGGCAGCTGCCAAGCGGGTAGCCATGCTCACCGGCTGTTCCAGCGGATTTGGCCTGCTTGCTGCGGTGGCGCTGGCCAAGGCTGGCTTCCATGTCATCGCCTCCATGCGTGATCCCGCCCGCAGCGGGCAACTGGACAAGCTTGCCGCAGACCAAGGCGTAGCCGATACTGTCGAAGTGGTGCGAATGGATGTCACCAAGCCGGATAAAGTCTCGGCTACTGTAGACGACGTGGTGACACGCCACGGGCGGATTGATCTTCTGGTAAACAACGCGGGTTTTGCAGCTGGCGGCTTTGCCGAAGAAGTCGAGCTCGGCGAATGGCGAGAGCAGTTTGAGGTAAATGTCTTCGGCCTGATTGCCGTTACACAGGCGGTCCTTCCCCACATGCGCTCCCGCCGGTCGGGTACGATCATCAATATCAGCAGCATCAGCGGAAGAATCGGCTTTCCCGGCCTGGCCCCCTACGTCTCCTCCAAACACGCAGTGGAAGGATTTAGTGAATCACTCCGCATGGAAATGCTCCCTCACGGTGTTCACGTCGTGCTGATTGAGCCCGGATCTTACCGGACGAGCATTTGGGACAAAGGCATGGAAAAAGTTGTATCACGCCCGTCTTCCCCCTATTTTGCGCAGATGAAGGCACTCACAGTCATCATTCATAAAATTGCTTCGTCTGCCCCTCCCCCGGATGAAGTCGTCAATGTCATCGTACGGGCTGCGCTTGATCCCCGTCCCTCGCTCCGCTACCCCGTCGGACGCGATGTCAAGCTCTCGATCTTGGCCAAGCAATGGCTCCCCTGGCGCTGGTTTGAAGCCGCCGTGACGAAACGCATGAAGCCGCCTCGTTCATGAGACGGCTTTTTTTGATACCTGGAAAGGCATGCTCCTATGTACAAAGCCTAGATTTTCTCAGCTCGGCCGCTCTTTAGCAGCCAGATATGCTGCAGGTATTCAGCCACCCCCAGCAGGATCGCGACAAAGCCGGCGCCGATCGGTGCAATGCTTGCGTGTGAAAAGAGCATCCCGCTCAGCCAGACGATGAGAAAACCCGCGATCATATCTACCGCCGTAGCCAACCAGAGCATACCCGGACGCAGCAGCAGCAGCTCCAGTAAATATCCGGCTACAGCAATCACCAATCCAACCCCGATCGATTGGTAGAGATTGGCGTAGTTGACCTCGGGAAACAAGGCATCCGCTACGATGACCGCCAGCGGAGTTACAATCAGCTTGACCAGCAATCCGTCCACAGGCACGTTTCCTCCTTCTTTCAGGTGTCCACAGTATGCCCGGGTACACGATTACCTACTCAGACAGGAGGCTGCAACCTTTTCCTTGCCTTCTCTCCGCGAATCAGTTGGCTGCTTCCTGCATGGTCTCTTTGGGATAGGCCCACGTCACGATCCAGCTGATCGCAGCCAAAACGGCAAGGATTACAAATATCTGGTGAAGTCCGCCGGCAAGCAATTCTCGCACTGTCCCCAGCAGCTCAGCCGGAAGCTTGGCCGCTTCATGCGGATTCAGTATTTTATTGACGTCAATATTCTCTAAGCTCTGCGCCTGTTTTACGGCCGAATTCAACAGGGTTCCGAACAGCGCAATCCCGATCGTTTGGCCCAGCGTGCGGATAAAGGAGTTCGTAGAAACTGCTACACCGCGCAGATTCCACGGCACACTCAACACAGCGCCGGTAAAAGAAGTGAAAGCAAACCCAAATCCTAGCCCCACCAAAAGCGTGATTCCGTACAGCATGGCATGCGGCGTTTCGGGGTGAATCGTGGCCAGCCACCCGGTCGCGACAATCAGCAGGGTCACACCGATCAGCGAGGTCGTCCGAATTCCGATTCGCGACAGCAACCGTCCGCTCAATGCGGCTCCAATCGGCCAGCCGACAGACATAGGGATCAGCGTCAGACCTGAACCGGTTGCCCCTTGTCCGTAAACCCCTTGAATCCAGAGCGGCAGGTAAAAGGACACAGCTACCAGCACCGCGGCCAGCAAAAAGCCAGCCACATTGACGATGCTCATCGTCCGCATCGCAAACAGACCGAGCGGAACCATCGGCTCCGGCGAGCGTTTCTCCAGATAGAGGAAGAAGAGAATCCCCAACCCGGAAAACACGAGCAGCCCGATAATCAAAGGAGAGCCCCACGGATGCTCCGTCCCCCCGCTCAACAGCGCGTAGAGCAATGCGGAGACGCTGATGGTAAATACCGCAGCACCGGCATAGTCAATATGCTTTTTCACTTTCTCGATGTTCTCATGCAGATAGAACCAAATCAAAGCGACGGAAATAATGCCAAACGGGATGTTCATATAAAAAATCCAGTGCCATGACACATAGTCGACAAGCAGCCCGCCGGTCAACGGCCCCAGGATTCCCGAGATCCCCCAGATCCCGCTCATCCATCCCTGAACCTTTCCCCTTTCCTCAAAAGGATAGATATCACCGACAATCGTATACGTAACGGTTATAATCGAACCCGCTCCCAACCCCTGAAAGGCCCGGAACCAGATGAGCTGCTCCATGGTCTGGGCCAAACCGGAGAGGGCCGAGCCTGCCAAAAAGATAAGGGCTCCCACGGTAAAAACAATTTTGCGCCCATATAGATCGGCCAGCTTGCCGAAGATCGGCGTCGTTACCGCCGAGGTAAGCAAATAGATCGAGACGACCCAACTGATCAAATGCATACCGCCGAGATCACTGACGATCGTTGGCATCGCCGTACTGACTATCGTCCCCTCGATCGCTGCCAAAAAGGTGGCGATCATCACGCCAATGGTGACATTTCGTTTATGCGTAACTGGTTTCATTTCCATTCGTGCTCCTTTACACCCGTCCAGCCGTTCCAGAAAGGCAGGGATACGGCATGCTTGAATTGCTCTATGGTACGAGCATGCGCAATAAATGTCAATATCCCCTTCCTCCATGAAAAAAACCTGTGCCGACTGTAACCGGAACAGGTTTGATTCAAAAGCCGAATCATTATTTGCTTTTTGGCGCTTCTGCATTCTCTACATAATAATCTGGCGCCAGATTCAAGTCGAGAAACTTCACATTGAACTTTTTCTCCAGTCCAATCAGCCACTCATCCATGTATTTCTTCCGTTTCTTTGCATTGAGCTCTTCGACGATTTCCGGTTTTACCTGCTCCAAAGCTGGTGCGGGATTGCCAAAATCGCTTTTATTTTTCTCGTAGTAATCTTGAATCTCCTGGTCGGTTACCGGGTAGGCCTTCTCAAACAGCTTGTCCCGCAGAAGAAGCGTTCTGATCGTGCCACGGAAGCCTTCCTCGGTGAGCCCCTGTTTCTTCAAGGTTTGCTGAAAGACTTCCTCAGAGCCCAGCTTCTCTCTTAGATTGTTGAGTTCCTTGTCGACTTCTGCCTCTTCCACGAGGACACCCTGTGCCTTCGCTTCTTCCACGACCAGATTGCGGCTGACCATCGTATCCAAAACCTTTTTCCCGTAGCTTTGCTTCATCTGCTCGTAGAGTTGGGATTTTGTGACATTCGTTGATCCTGTTGTGGCGAGCACAGGATCATCCGGCTTCATCGTCGCTACCCCCAAGATGACGAGCGCCAGTAACAGAATCGAAATGGACAGCATGGAAATATCGAACTTCTTCATTTGAAATCCTCTCTTTCTTATCGAATCCCTTGTTCATTATAATAGACAGCGAGTATGGAAGAAAGATGGAATGGTTTTTCACAAGCCTTCCACAATACTGAAAATCCAAAATTTCACAAAAAATACTTGGTGAAAAGGGAGGAAAGAACGGAGGCAATTACAGGGCCCAGAACAGCCCATATCTGCAAAAATCTCTCCTGTTTTCTGCCTTTGTCTCCCGCTATGAGATGTGTCAGCTTCTCCCTGTCGTGTTTGTCGTTATCCAGCATTTGCAGGATGATCTCTTTATCGGTCGTGCCTCTTTTCAGCTCCAGCTCCGTCTGCAATTTGGTCATCGCTTTTAATAATTCTGCACGTGCTTCTTCCATCCGCTCCAAGCGATGCTCGATCCGCTCCAGCCACTTTGTTGCTACGCTCATCTGCACTTCTAGCTTGTCGATTCGTTCTTCAAAATTATCCAATCGTCGGTTCATCTGCCGCAATGGTTCCCATATCTCTGGTTGCTCTGGTGTCAATGCCCCCACCTCCCCGTCCTCTACTTTCTTTATATGTTTGCTGGAAGGACTTGCTTGTACCATTGACATGCTTCCGCTATTTTTCGGACGCTTTTGAAACTCCGATTCTCGTTTTCCGATGCCTCAGGGACAGTCAGGATGATCCGGTGTGAGCGGACGCTGCACCCAAACAGTCCGATACCGGTATCCTGCACCTGACTTGATTTACCAGAAAGCTTGTCGCTGAATTCTCATAAAATAGCTGTTTGGCCCTGCTGCGTTTCTAGTATGATAGTGCTAGTGAGCAAAAAGGGGGCCTATTTTTTTGAAACAGCGAATTGCCTGGATTACAGACAGCACGGCTTATATACCCGAGGATTTACGTGAGAAATACGGCATTCACATCGTGCCTCTGGACGTTATCTTTGATGACGGTGCCTATGAAGATGGAGTGGAACTCACTTCGGAAGAATTGTATGAAAAAATCGAACAGTCAAAAACGGTGCCCAAAACGTCGCAGCCCGCGATCGGAAAATTTGTGCAGCTCTATGAGACACTGGCGAAGGAATATGATTGCGCCATCGCGGTTCACCTGTCCAGCCAGCTTAGCGGCACCTATCAGACGAGCAAAACAGCTGCCGCGCAGACGGCCTTTCCCGTCGAAGTGGTCGATTCTCAGATCGTTTCCTATCCGATTACGACCCTGCTTTGCAAAGGCTTTGAGCTGGCCGAAAAAGGCGTGGACTACCGCGAGATTGCAGAGACGCTGAGACGCGAGGCGAGCAGAAATGAGAACTACATCGTGATTGGCAAGCTGTCCCAGCTCCACAAAGGCGGTCGCCTGACGAATGCACAGCTCATCCTCGGTACACTGCTGCAGATTCGGCCGATCTTCACGATCAAAAACGGCGTAGTGGAATTATTTGAAAAGGTGAGAACAGAAAACAAGGCCTTTCGCCGGATCTTTGAACAACTGGATCGGGCACGGTCCCTGCACCGGGTTGTTCAGGTGGAAATCCTGCACGGGAATGTGATCGACAAAGCATTGGAACTGAAAGAAACGATCAAAAGCAAATACGGGGATCTGGAAGTATTGGTATACCCGCTTAGCCCTGTGCTGGGTGTTCACGGCGGGCAAGGCACGATTGCCCTCACCTGGACCAACGAGGAGACCGAATCGTAGTATCGGTTCGGGCCGCTTCTCCAATAGAAAGGCACCGCTCGAATGGAGTCGGTGCCCTTTCTATTGGGCCGCATGTGGTTCGATCGCCAAGCAGCACTGCAACGTGTGCCGAGAGCCGGGAGTGGCTCCCTCCATCAAAAATTCGTATAAGCTCAAAGCAAAGCATTTACCTGCGAACCGCTTCGATCAAAAAGCGATGGCTGGGGATGTCGATGTACCCGTCTTTTTCAATCTGTTGATGCATCTGCCATAAGCCGTCCGCATACACCTCCGGAGCAAAGTCCGGGATTTGCCAAGGAATGGCGCGCAGATAATAAACCACGGCCCCGATGTCGTAAAAGCGGGAAGGTACCGTCTCCTCACGAGATTGGGCGATGACAAAGCCAGCCTCTTCCAGTTGACGGACCGCATAGTCAGCCCGCCAATGCAGGTAGTCCTGCGGAATCGCCGCTCCCAGCAAGCGATTGAGGAGCACATCGTTTTCTCCACCGACCTGTTGTGTCAGAAAAGTGGCCCCACTTTTGGCGATGCGATACAGCTCGTGTGGATCAAATGATTCGTGCCGGTTGATGATCAAATCAAAGGTTTCGTCAGGAAACGGCAGGGTGTCTTCCCCATCTGCTTCCACTACCGTGATCCCTAATGGTTCCAGCCTGTTCCTGGCAACAGCTACATTGGGCTGGTAGCCTTCTGTCGCATACGTCTGCCGGGGGAGCGGTCCCAGCAGGGAGAGAAATTCTCCTCCCCCTGTTCCCATGTCTAGCAGGGTCGTTATCTTTGGCAGTTTCCGCGTGACCAGACTGGCGTAATTCCAGCTCAACGGCGCTTCTTGCAAACGTCCCGTTCTCCCGACATAGGAAAAGTCCCAGCCCTCAAAGGGAACCTCTGTCTCTTTCGACAACCATTCCAACCATTTTTGCCGATCCATTTTTTTCTCCTTTTTTCCCATTTATCTCTGTTTTCTTTTTTTGGCCGCCAACAGTCTGTTTATCGTCTCATCCTGCTGCCCATCGCCAGACGTGCTGCCTGTCTGATGGGAGGCGCCTGTCTTCCCTGTCGGGGACGCAGCGGCTTTTCGCTGATCCGCCTGGGTTTTGCCTTGTGGAACCGCTTGTGCTCCGTGCTCGCCTTCGTCTTTGGACGGTCGAACTGCTTGTGCGCCGCGCTTGCCTTGGCCCTTTGACTGTGGCAACGCTTGCCCGCTGCGCTCAGCCTGTGGCCGGCTTTGAACGGATTGCCCGTCACTTTCACCGGGCCGTGCCTGGGGATCATGCTGAAAGCGTTGATCGCGTTTTTCTCCCAGGCGGGCAAATACTTCCGCCCTCTCTGTTTTTTCCGTACCGACAGCACCCGTCTTTCTTCTGCGCAGTAAACCGCTCAACCGCGCCCACCACTGCTCCGGGAGCTGCAAGCGTCTTGCGGCAACATCCAGCGGCCATAAACACGCTGCCAGCATCAGCAGCCATTCTCCAATCGGCTGCGTCTCCCATTTGGCCGGGAGTTTGCCGGTAAAGACCTCTTTGGCGTCGGCAATTTTGGTCCCGCCGCCAGCGGCAAGCCACTCCTCCATCTGGGCAGCTCCGTCCTGCGGCAAGCCAAACTCAGGTGAATACGATACGCTAAGTCCCGCTGTCTGACCCGCGATGATCTGTCCGTTTGCTTTTTCTGTCACCTGAATCAGGTAGCTGCCTGGCTCTGAGGCTGAAAAGCGGCCCTCCAGCATCCCGGGCGCAACCGGCTTCAACCGGACAACTTCCCTTTTCATCTCCCGGTTTACCACGACAGCCTCCAGCTCCTGCGGCAGCTTCTCCCCTTTCGGCAGGGAGACGCTGACTTTCCCCTCCGAACCGTCCAGCTTCGTTTCCACTTGCCAACGCCCCGGCGAAATCTGCGGCAGCGTCCAGCCGATGATATCTGTCCAAAGTCGGCTATTCCCCGGCCATGCGATCCAGTCCGGCGCCCATTTTCCTTCCAAATCACTCGTCCAGGCGACTGCCCGGCCCAGGCCATACTGCCAGCGGCTGAGAATCGGGTCTGCATCCTGACTCATCAAAAGAGGCTCGGCCGTCTGCTTGATTGTCGTTGCCACATAGGCGCGAAGCATCGGCAAAGGCTGGCGCAAACCGGTCCAGTCTCCGGTGCCGGTCCACTCGGGTACCTGCGGCTTTTCCACGATGAATGTCCGGCTGGCCAGCGCTGTCTCTTTACTGAAAATCTGCGGGATGGAAGCGCCGTCGGTAGCGAAGTAATAACGCCCTTTTCCCCACTTGGCGATATCCTCCAACAATTCCGTATCCGAGTCATCCCCGACAGCGACAGTCGAGACCGTCACATTTTCACCGATCATCTGCTCGAGCAGGCCTTGGTAGTTATCCTCCCGTCCTGATTGTCCGTCGGTCAACAAGATGACGTGCTTGCGCTTTGTTTTCATCGTCTTGATTCGCTCTGCGGCCATTTGCAAGGCGGGAAAGATATCCGTGCCCCCATCCGCGAAAATACTGCCGATTTGACCCTGGATGGCTTTCACATCGCTCACATTTTGCGGGGGAACCACTTCCCAGGGGGTGCCGTCAAAGGCAATCACGCCGATTTCGTCTTGCCGATTGAGCATGGCCGTTGCCCGAATGGCTGCTTCTTTCGCCAATTCCATCTTGTCCAGCCCATACGAATCGCCGGACATGCTGCCTGATTTGTCGATGACCAGGATCAACCCCAGTGTTGGCAGTTCTTCCTTGCTGCGCAAATCCATATGCACGGGGAGCGCCTCTTCAATCGGCGTCTGGAACCAGCCTCCCATGCCAAAGCCATCCGGTCCGCCTGTCATGATCAAACCGACACCCAGATCACGGACAGCTGTTCTGATCCGCTCCATATCCGCCTCGCTCATCTCTGTTGCCGAGAGGTCAGCCAGGACGATGGACGCGAACTGCTTATAGCCTTCCAGCTCTTTCGGCAGAAGCGCCACATCCTTGTTCTCTACCCGGATATGACCGGCCTGAAGCGCGTTGACCAGATTTTTCGCCGCTCCCGGATGTCCTTCTACAACCAAGACGGATGGTGTGCCGGTCACTTGGGTATACGCGAATGCCTGGTTATTAGCCTGAACGGTATCGCGCACTGCTTCGATTTCTACGCGATAGCGGTGAAAGCCCTCATTCATCGCTTTCTCCGAAAAGAGATAGCGATTCTTTCCTTTCTCCACCTGCACAGTCTGGGTGCCCACCTCGCGATTTCCTTCGTACAGACGGAGTGTCGCACGGGTCGCCACTGTGCTTTCCACGTCCACCTTGATCGTGTATTCCTCACCGGTGTAAAGCTGGTCAGGCACCTGCACAGAGGAGAGGACCACCTCGTCGCCCTGCGGCTGTTCGAAGAGGACGCTCTCCACGGCGATTCCTCTCTCCGTCGCCAGTTTGATTTCACGAGCGGTATCCCCCTGATTGGGAAGACCGTCTGTGACCAGAACGATTTTGCCGCGAGCGTTGCTGGGAATCATCGCCTGTGCGAGACGGATTCCTTCCGCAAGATTGGTGGCGTGCCGGTTTACCTCAACGCTCACCCCCTGCACCTGCCCATTCATCGTCAGGGGTTGGTCCACTGCCGCATTTGCCGCTGCGGCAACGACGCCGTATTGATCCTCTTTCTGTTTGCCCGCCACCGCATCCCGCAGAAAACGGAGAAAAGGTTGTTCATCTTTGATCGATGCGGAGCTGTCATACACGAATACAACCGTCTCCGCTCGCACCGGGTAGAGAAGCTGGATGCCGGCCAAAGCGAGGATCAGGAGACAAAAGACGGCTGTCCGAATCGCGGCAATGACGCTTTTCCGGCTGACAGGCATCTGCTTTTGTCCGCGCCACCAGTGAACGACCACGTAGATGGCGGGAAGGAGCAAGAGCAGGAGCCATGGTTGTTGTACGTCAATACCCACGTCGATACACCCTCCATTCCACAAACACGGCCAGAAGCGCCAGCGCCGCAATCCAGTAGGTCAGTTCTCTTGCCCCGTTCAAAGGCAGGCTTCTGCCCGCAGTGCTTCCCTCTTTTGACTGACTCTCCTCGTTGCCCCCCATCTCTTCGGATGAGCTGCGGCCTCGGCCGCCAGCCACACTTAGCGGGCGCGGCGTGATCAAAGACTCTGCATCGCTCATCTGAACCGCAAAGTATCTGACAGTGGCAGAGCCCTGCCCTCCTGTTTCCTCCGTCAAGCGGCACAGGCCTGTTTGTTCCGGTACTTGGTAGAGCCAAGTCGTACCCTTGACATCCAGCACCTCCGTTTTTCCATCGGGCAGGGTGAGCACCCGTTTTGACGCCCCCGGAGTCAGCGAAATCGAGAGTGCCTCGCCTGGCAATGCCGGGCCGATCGGCACTGCTTGGGCCGAAGAGAGCCAGGAGACGGCATTTTGCATCAGGATCGGGAACGCAGGGCGCAGCGGCAGATCAGAATCATGCAGGTCGAAGCCGATCACAAGCACTTTCCTGCCCGATACGGTGCCCGCTGCAATCAGATCTGTCTCTCCGGCTTTTGCCAACGCCCGCAGGCCGGGTACCGCTCCCCAGACGGCAGTTTTCACCACATGCACGTCCCGCAAATCAACATGCTTCATCACAGGATCATCTGCCTGGGTGGCTTCCGGTTTGCCGGTCACTTCTGCTACGCCTTGGTACGGAAGCCAGTCCGTCTTTTGATTGGGCGCGATCAGGAGAATATTCCCTTCCGGCAGCTTTTCGGGTACGACTCCGTCAAATATCCACAGGTCAGCCGCACCGCTTTTGGCCGTAGGCAAGGCTGTTTCTGTCTCCACTTCCACATGGCCGACCGTCTGCAGGGCCTGGTGCAGAAAGCGATTGCTCTGCGGACTGACCAGCACAGCCCGGCCTTTTCCGGAGGCATACGGCACACTCCAGCTTTCATTATCCTCCGCAAGCCCGTCCTCTTCTGCTTCAATCACGGCCCTGTATGCCGGCTTAGATGGCAAGCGCTCAAAGGTGACGGTCTGGGAGGAGCCTCCCTCTACAGAGAATGTGCCGACGTCCACCAGCTCCTGATCCAGTCCAAAAATGGAGATCGTGCCTTTCTGAGACTGGGAGCCGTGATTGTCAATCCGCAGCAGCCCTTCCGTATTCCCGGCGCCTGCCTGGGTCACGAAGGCACCGATTGCGACGTTTTCTTTGGTCTGACCCATCTGGTAAAAACGGAAAGGACCGGATATCGAAACAGGGCCGCCCTGCTCTTGTCCTTCGCTCCCGCCATCCCCGAACCACATCACTCCGCTTCCCTCTTCGGTAGCTGCTATGGCCCCGGCGAGGGAGAGCGCCGCACGCTGGTCAGCCGTTCCCGGGCGGGGAGCCAGCGAATCCAGGGTCTCCAGAATGGCCTGCTTGTCTGTGCTGCGCGACAGCCAAATTTTCGGTTCGCGTCCCGCTTCTATCAATGTTACTGCCTGTCCGCTGCCCAGCTCTTCCACGATGCTGCGGACTTCCGTGATTGCCCGCTGAAAACGGGTTTTCTCGCCGTCCGGCCCGGACTCTCGCGTCAACATGCTGCCTGATGTGTCCACAACCAGAATCGAGTGCTCAGCTATCGCCCCCGCCACGGGAATGGCCGGGCGAATCAGGGCGAGCACCAGCAGGAGCGCCGCCAGCAATTGCAGGAGCAAAAGCAGATTGCGCTGCAGCTTTTCCCACGGACGAACAGCTTCCCAGCTCTGGAGTGTCCGCTGCCACAGCAGTGTGCTGGGAACCTCGATGTCCTCCACCTTTCGCTTGAGAAGATAGAGAGCGACGATTGCCGGGACGATCAGGAAAAAACCGAGATTGCCTAAAGCCATCCACTGCATCTATGCCCCTCCTTCCTAGCGAATCATTCCCGCCTGCCGGAATACCCGAAAGACGACTTCCTCCAACGGCCTTTCGGTTTCAACATCAAGCACCGCGATTCCCCTTTTGTAGGCGAACTGCGCTAATTCCTCTTGGTAATCCCGAACAGCTTTGCGGTACTGGTCCATCAGTCCGTGCGTGACGGAGATTTCTTTTCCTTGAGTCGTTTCGCTGTCAATCAGCCGCAGCTCACCCTGATAAGCCGGGTCGCGTTCTTCTCGGGACAGAAGCTGGACCAGCGCCACGTCCTGACGGGTCGCCTGCAAATAGGCGATTCCTTCTTCATAGCCAGACTCAAACAAAAAGTCAGACAGAACGAGCGATACACCCGGCTTGCCGTGAATGGCTCCCGGCGAGCGCATCGCTTGTTCCAGATCTCCGGCGCCTCCGACGGACAGCGAGGAGAGAAATTGGAAAAGCTGGGCCGCTTTGTTTTTCCCCTGCAAATTGCGCAGAGAAGCGACAATCTCCCGATCAAATGCGTATACAGAAACGTAATCGAGATGGCACAGGGAGATGTAGCCGAGTGCCGCAGCCAACTGCACGGCACGCTCCAGCTTGGTCGGTTCTCCGTAGCCCATTGATTTGCTGCAATCGATGTAGAGCGTGACGTGAAGCTCCTGCTCATCGAGAAATTTTTTGACAAACAGCTTGCCCGATCTGGCATAGGCATTCCAGTCGAGCTGGCGCAAGTCATCGCCCGGGGCATACACCCGGTAATCGGCAAACTCCAGCGAGCTTCCCGTCTGTCTGGATCGGCGTTTTCCCGCCTGTGTCCCGCTTGCCAGCCGCCTGCTCAATATCTGCATCCGCTCAAGCTGGCTAAGCCAGCCCGGGTCTAACAGTGGCTTGCTCATGCCCGCTCATCCTTCAGTCCGACCAATATCTCCTGGATGATCCTGTCGGGACGTATCCCGTTGGCCTCTCCCTCGAAG
This window harbors:
- the coxB gene encoding cytochrome c oxidase subunit II — encoded protein: MKSWQQSWRQLFLFGLLALALSGCGKEELSALTPQGPVAAMQFDLMKLTASIMIGVFIVVVLILTYVLIRFRKRPGQEGIPKQVEGSHTLEIIWTVIPFLLLIIMAVPTVTTGFTLGKEYNSEEALQVRVTAHQFWWEFEYPDLGVATAQDLVMPVGQKVQFTLTSADVMHAFWIPALGGKIDTNPGLDNKFWLQADRTGTFYGKCAELCGASHALMDFKVEVMEQDAFAAWIDKMKGVQAVEPAKAQTPLAVQGQQIFDKSCLGCHAVAGKGGKMGPNLTNFADRTLIAGILNHDDENLAAWLKDPQKVKPGNLMPNLNLDDEQVKALVEYMSTLSVKDEQK
- a CDS encoding SDR family oxidoreductase, with the protein product MRDTRKAAAKRVAMLTGCSSGFGLLAAVALAKAGFHVIASMRDPARSGQLDKLAADQGVADTVEVVRMDVTKPDKVSATVDDVVTRHGRIDLLVNNAGFAAGGFAEEVELGEWREQFEVNVFGLIAVTQAVLPHMRSRRSGTIINISSISGRIGFPGLAPYVSSKHAVEGFSESLRMEMLPHGVHVVLIEPGSYRTSIWDKGMEKVVSRPSSPYFAQMKALTVIIHKIASSAPPPDEVVNVIVRAALDPRPSLRYPVGRDVKLSILAKQWLPWRWFEAAVTKRMKPPRS
- a CDS encoding DUF2512 family protein → MDGLLVKLIVTPLAVIVADALFPEVNYANLYQSIGVGLVIAVAGYLLELLLLRPGMLWLATAVDMIAGFLIVWLSGMLFSHASIAPIGAGFVAILLGVAEYLQHIWLLKSGRAEKI
- a CDS encoding MDR family MFS transporter translates to MKPVTHKRNVTIGVMIATFLAAIEGTIVSTAMPTIVSDLGGMHLISWVVSIYLLTSAVTTPIFGKLADLYGRKIVFTVGALIFLAGSALSGLAQTMEQLIWFRAFQGLGAGSIITVTYTIVGDIYPFEERGKVQGWMSGIWGISGILGPLTGGLLVDYVSWHWIFYMNIPFGIISVALIWFYLHENIEKVKKHIDYAGAAVFTISVSALLYALLSGGTEHPWGSPLIIGLLVFSGLGILFFLYLEKRSPEPMVPLGLFAMRTMSIVNVAGFLLAAVLVAVSFYLPLWIQGVYGQGATGSGLTLIPMSVGWPIGAALSGRLLSRIGIRTTSLIGVTLLIVATGWLATIHPETPHAMLYGITLLVGLGFGFAFTSFTGAVLSVPWNLRGVAVSTNSFIRTLGQTIGIALFGTLLNSAVKQAQSLENIDVNKILNPHEAAKLPAELLGTVRELLAGGLHQIFVILAVLAAISWIVTWAYPKETMQEAAN
- a CDS encoding SurA N-terminal domain-containing protein, with amino-acid sequence MKKFDISMLSISILLLALVILGVATMKPDDPVLATTGSTNVTKSQLYEQMKQSYGKKVLDTMVSRNLVVEEAKAQGVLVEEAEVDKELNNLREKLGSEEVFQQTLKKQGLTEEGFRGTIRTLLLRDKLFEKAYPVTDQEIQDYYEKNKSDFGNPAPALEQVKPEIVEELNAKKRKKYMDEWLIGLEKKFNVKFLDLNLAPDYYVENAEAPKSK
- a CDS encoding hemolysin XhlA family protein → MTPEQPEIWEPLRQMNRRLDNFEERIDKLEVQMSVATKWLERIEHRLERMEEARAELLKAMTKLQTELELKRGTTDKEIILQMLDNDKHDREKLTHLIAGDKGRKQERFLQIWAVLGPVIASVLSSLFTKYFL
- a CDS encoding DegV family protein → MKQRIAWITDSTAYIPEDLREKYGIHIVPLDVIFDDGAYEDGVELTSEELYEKIEQSKTVPKTSQPAIGKFVQLYETLAKEYDCAIAVHLSSQLSGTYQTSKTAAAQTAFPVEVVDSQIVSYPITTLLCKGFELAEKGVDYREIAETLRREASRNENYIVIGKLSQLHKGGRLTNAQLILGTLLQIRPIFTIKNGVVELFEKVRTENKAFRRIFEQLDRARSLHRVVQVEILHGNVIDKALELKETIKSKYGDLEVLVYPLSPVLGVHGGQGTIALTWTNEETES
- a CDS encoding class I SAM-dependent methyltransferase; translated protein: MDRQKWLEWLSKETEVPFEGWDFSYVGRTGRLQEAPLSWNYASLVTRKLPKITTLLDMGTGGGEFLSLLGPLPRQTYATEGYQPNVAVARNRLEPLGITVVEADGEDTLPFPDETFDLIINRHESFDPHELYRIAKSGATFLTQQVGGENDVLLNRLLGAAIPQDYLHWRADYAVRQLEEAGFVIAQSREETVPSRFYDIGAVVYYLRAIPWQIPDFAPEVYADGLWQMHQQIEKDGYIDIPSHRFLIEAVRR